The genomic stretch AAGCTCGCCGTGCCGGGTGCGGTGCTGGCCGGCCTCCCCGGCGCCGAGGTGCTCGAGGGGCTGGGGCAGCCGGTCGGTTGAGCCGCCCGCCCTACGCTCGGGGTGTGACCGGACCCGACGACCAGCCCGTCGCCCAGCCTCCGCGCCCGGCCGTGCAGCCGTCCCGGCCCGAGCGGGCGCCGGACGACAGCGACGTCGGCTGGGGTGAGCGGCTGACCGACCCCGACGACGCCGACCGCCGCTACCTGGAGGACCGCCCGCCGCACTGGGGCAGCGACTGAAGCTCAGTGGCTGTCGGGCAGCCTGGTGGTGTCGGTGCCCTGCTGCGTGCGCAGCAGGTCGCGGATCTCGGTGAGCAGCTCGACCTGGGTCGGCAGGACCGGACCGGTCTCCTCGCCACGCGCCCGCTTCTGGAAGAGCCGCTTCATCGGCAGCACCACCACGAAGTAGATGACCGCGGCGGTCAGCACGAACGTGATCACCTGGTTGACGAAGGCGCCCCAGGTGAAGTCCTGACCGTCGATCTCGACCGTGCCGCCCTGGACGCCGCCGCCACCGATCAGCCCGATCAGCGGTCGCAGGAACGACTCGGTGAACGACGTGACCACCGCGGTGAACGCGGTGCCGATCACCACCGCGACGGCCAGGTCGACGACGTTCCCACGCAGCAGGAAGTCCTTGAAGCCCCTCAGCATCGGTGCACCCCTCGGTCGGGCGGGGCGCCCGCGGCGGCCCCGCGGTCACGGCCGGCCGAGGGTAACGGTGAGCGTGCCGGTGGCCGCGGCAGCGGCGAGTCCGGCGGCCGTGTCGGGGTCGACGGCGAGCACCAGCAGCCCGGCGTCGCTCGTCAGCGGTCCGTCTCGGGCCGGGGGCGGGGTGGTGAGGACGAGCGCGTCGGCGGCGACGACCTCGACCGAGGGCTCGGCGCCGTCGTCGGCGGCGGCGGACAGCACGTCGACCCGGTCGCCGGGGCGGAGCAGGGTGGCGACCGCGAGGTCGGCGAGCCGCACCGGGGCGGCGACCTGGCCGTCGGGGGTCGCCGACCACAGGCCGGGCCCGATCAGCCGGACATCGGTGACGGGTTCCCCGGCGCGCACCGGGGACGCCAGCACCTGCCCGGTCAGCTCGTCCGGTTCAGCGGTGGCCCCGGCGGGCGCCGCGGTCTCGGGCAGCCGGGCGACGGCGAGCTCGCCGTCGGTCAGCACCGCGCCGGCCGGCAGGTCGACCGCGGCCACCACGACCGGCACGGTGACCGGGCCGGCCGGGGGCGACGGTGCCGGGCGGAGGGCCAGCACCAGCGCCAGCCCGGCGAGCGAGGCGGCGGCCACCTGACGGAGCAGGTGGACGGGGGAGCGCGGGTGGCGGAGGCGGATCACCTGCCCAGC from Modestobacter roseus encodes the following:
- the mscL gene encoding large conductance mechanosensitive channel protein MscL; this encodes MLRGFKDFLLRGNVVDLAVAVVIGTAFTAVVTSFTESFLRPLIGLIGGGGVQGGTVEIDGQDFTWGAFVNQVITFVLTAAVIYFVVVLPMKRLFQKRARGEETGPVLPTQVELLTEIRDLLRTQQGTDTTRLPDSH
- the cpaB gene encoding Flp pilus assembly protein CpaB, whose protein sequence is MIRLRHPRSPVHLLRQVAAASLAGLALVLALRPAPSPPAGPVTVPVVVAAVDLPAGAVLTDGELAVARLPETAAPAGATAEPDELTGQVLASPVRAGEPVTDVRLIGPGLWSATPDGQVAAPVRLADLAVATLLRPGDRVDVLSAAADDGAEPSVEVVAADALVLTTPPPARDGPLTSDAGLLVLAVDPDTAAGLAAAAATGTLTVTLGRP